In a genomic window of Bemisia tabaci chromosome 1, PGI_BMITA_v3:
- the Kank gene encoding uncharacterized protein Kank isoform X2: MSPGVIPLYPAPTISNDSDNASAGSNTSATLQNIREQMATSLEKMKELEDQVKVIPKLQIQLSHLKEEKKKLLQQLQEKDAQYAQLKMQELQLSKVNEMRKQELQLAKLNEIDKDYYQILKKNKDNCSFEKDKKDKISTREVAVSCTSIMRDVGVMHSGPRLYSISTNTPVKTFSVSSIQQEEILPIQQKESIIDRLSKQLNPSVGVQVSSKLSPLQIIEKRSIGVQVVEEVRKSHASIQVKVAKSDVSVGIRPLLKDTGSSDCTIDEIMCEKCKSLKQGVALNALGMTRSKSFDYSNTSPNLKRRHLMKNVSCSTDIKLYSRGTNTENLAMLGLIRTVSCGTDVKTQSRAVNTVQPKLERREIGVNTKVKKFADVSVGDSTKMSPKIENGPSICDKCNCTIRKVANDMLNTNIKAKSEAVKVERPGSLKVDRSECVKVERSESIKSEKSPLLVSKIPRPKAASASTSATSSPKPTRKVLTRQDTYTKVCITPPLQEPEKSSLPSISSSSNLKSKLNASEPNLNAGSDGSDIVSPVNQERSFDSEDLLFQPIDENREKASPSPEMKGAMKVLNDHLKKVPINQLPQQLLKNAINIIQQEWFKVSSLAAANHLVVEDYLECIEEYSTALLEFIVNLRDASGNTAMHYAVSHGNFDVVAALLDSKVCNINMFNYAGFTCSMLVALTEIKSDTHLHVVKRLFQLADINIRATGNGQTALMLAAARGKLVTAQLLVQCGADVNVQDNDGSTALMCAAELGYIDIVNLLIAQPDCDLTITDHDGSTALNIAMDAGHRNIGVVLYAQQHFARGASPFAAKGKRSKSATPAYNHTGASRPTSSRALTPQHSPTKEKKGL, from the exons ATGTCACCCGGGGTGATTCCTCTTTACCCAGCTCCAACGATAAGCAATGACTCGGATAATGCAAGCGCTGGTAGCAACACCTCTGCCACCTTACAG aATATCCGAGAGCAAATGGCTACAAgcctcgaaaaaatgaaagaacttGAAGATCAGGTCAAAGTCATCCCAAAATTACAA ATTCAACTTTCGCACctgaaagaggaaaagaaaaaactcctGCAACAGCTGCAAGAAAAAGATGCTCAATATGCTCAGTTGAAAATGCAGGAACTCCAGCTATCGAAGGTCAATGAGATGAGGAAGCAAGAACTTCAACTGGCCAAACTCAACGAGATTGACAAAGATTATTATCAAATCCTGAAAAAGAATAAAGACAATTGTAGCtttgaaaaagacaaaaaag ACAAAATTAGCACCCGGGAAGTGGCTGTTTCATGCACATCTATTATGCGAGATGTAGGCGTGATGCATTCTGGTCCTCGACTTTACTCTATCTCAACCAATACCCCAGTTAAAACATTCAGCGTCAGTTCGATCCAGCAAGAAGAAATTCTACCTATCCAGCAGAAAGAATCAATCATAGACCGGCTCTCCAAGCAACTCAATCCCAGCGTCGGGGTACAAGTTTCCTCCAAGTTGTCACCATTACAAATCATTGAAAAACGAAGTATCGGTGTCCAAGTTGTAGAAGAAGTCCGAAAAAGTCATGCCTCCATCCAAGTAAAAGTTGCCAAGTCAGATGTTTCAGTTGGCATTCGACCTCTCTTAAAAGATACCGGTTCATCAGACTGCACAATTGATGAAATAATGTGCGAGAAATGTAAAAGTTTGAAGCAAGGTGTCGCTCTGAATGCTCTTGGTATGACGAGGAGTAAATCATTTGATTATAGTAATACAAGTCCTAACCTAAAGCGACGGCATCTAATGAAGAATGTTAGTTGCTCAACAGATATAAAATTATATTCTAGAGGAACAAATACAGAAAACCTAGCAATGCTAGGGTTGATACGGACTGTATCCTGTGGCACGGATGTCAAAACACAAAGTAGGGCTGTCAATACTGTGCAACCAAAGTTGGAAAGAAGGGAAATTGGTGTCAATACAAAAGTGAAAAAGTTTGCCGATGTCTCTGTTGGTGACTCGACGAAGATGtctccaaaaattgaaaatggaccGTCTATTTGTGATAAATGTAACTGCACAATTCGTAAG GTAGCCAATGACATGTTGAACACAAATATTAAAGCCAAATCTGAGGCTGTGAAAGTTGAGAGGCCAGGGTCTCTAAAAGTTGACAGATCAGAGTGTGTAAAGGTTGAAAGAAGTGAATCCATCAAGTCAGAGAAATCTCCTTTGTTGGTGTCGAAAATCCCCAGACCCAAAGCAGCATCTGCTTCAACTTCAGCAACCTCATCACCAAAACCAACACGGAAAGTCCTTACGAGGCAGGATACATACACTAAAGTGTGCATAACACCTCCCCTTCAGGAACCTGAGAAATCGAGTCTGCCAAGTATTTCCTCATCTTCCAACCTTAAATCAAA attaAACGCCTCGGAACCGAATTTAAATGCTGGCAGTGATGGCTCAGACATCGTATCTCCAGTCAATCAAGAGAGGTCTTTTGACTCTGAGGACCTGCTCTTCCAACCCATTGATGAAAATAGAGAAAA AGCTTCGCCTAGTCCTGAAATGAAAGGAGCCATGAAAGTCCTGAACGATCATCTGAAGAAAGTTCCAATTAACCAGTTACCTCAACAACTGCTTAAAAACGCTATCAACATTATTCAACAAGAATGGTTCAAA GTATCCAGTTTAGCTGCAGCGAATCATCTTGTTGTAGAAGACTATTTAGAATGTATTGAAGAATATTCAACAGCTTTACTGGAGTTTATTGTCAATTTGCGAGATGCATCG GGCAACACAGCCATGCACTATGCAGTATCACATGGTAACTTTGATGTAGTAGCAGCGCTGCTCGACTCCAAAGTTTGTAACATCAACATGTTCAATTATGCCGGTTTCACGTGTTCGATGCTGGTAGCTCTCACAGAAATCAAATCAGACACTCACCTTCATGTTGTCAAGAGGCTCTTCCAACTTGCTGACATCAATATTCGTGCCACTGGG AATGGTCAAACTGCTCTGATGCTGGCCGCGGCTCGCGGGAAGCTGGTCACAGCTCAACTTCTGGTCCAGTGTGGTGCTGATGTAAACGTGCAGGATAACgatgggtcaaccgcactcatGTGTGCGGCCGAGCTTGGTTACATTGATATCGTTAATCTTCTCATCGCTCAGCCAGACTGTGATCTGACAATCACAGACCATGACGGAAGCACTGCTCTGAATATCGCCATGGATGCAGGCCACCGGAATATTGGTGTTGTGCTCTACGCCCAACAACACTTTGCGCGAGGAGCATCTCCTTTTGCTGCTAAGGGTAAACGTTCAAAAAGTGCAACACCAGCTTACAATCACACAGGTGCCTCACGACCAACCTCGTCACGAGCACTAACACCTCAGCACTCGCCTACCAAGGAAAAGAAAGGTCTCTAG